The proteins below come from a single Corylus avellana chromosome ca3, CavTom2PMs-1.0 genomic window:
- the LOC132175504 gene encoding AT-rich interactive domain-containing protein 2, whose amino-acid sequence MAGCSILTNGSALDCVDIASAYQNNGCSVASDNSVEDVAVVGVHDSHDDYKVKLRGLFDQVLSVFLKEITSKGVIRPVPAVLGDGRSLDLFRLFWVVRKRGGFDMVSKKGLWAFVADDMGLDLRATPSVKLICFKYLNELEKWFKERCRDRKLGNGQFGCDGGFGLLSLEVETEFRGLLSHGLSKKKNDDGFVRLESCKSGEYTDMDVGKRGFHFSDTKIASRIRDDVGKVCRDDDKHIFKDVGADHIILDSKIAKEEFNFRKRKLESVAGVLKWVIQIAKNPADPSVGVIPEPSKWNEHEGKEFWAQVIRAREALLLRRHVIHKTEGSPLEKKLKMHPSMYEDSSAPCHHQSTARVRCSQRLPTLGKCPACSCCNSRSANQLKLSPHQMELDNGPKEQELVTVDISATDAKVNPPEDDYLPRQVYGDCLAEVPEWTGVVSQSDSKWLGTCIWPLEHKRHIELIETDPIGRGRPDLCGCRLPGSVECVRFHIAEKRMKLKLELGSVFYRWRFDRMGEEVSLQWTSDEETRVKDMVRSNLWKNAFKCFPRKTRENLVSYYFNVFLVLRRRYQNRVTPNNIDSDDDESDFGSLGNSFGHEAVNVPGFNFLACSENKQCTDFE is encoded by the exons ATGGCAGGATGCTCGATTTTAACAAATGGGTCTGCCTTAGATTGCGTTGATATTGCTAGTGCTTACCAAAATAATGGTTGTAGCGTTGCTAGTGATAATTCCGTAGAAGATGTTGCCGTTGTGGGTGTTCACGATTCTCATGATGATTACAAGGTTAAACTTCGAGGCCTTTTCGACCAGGTTCTTTCAGTTTTCCTGAAAGAGATTACTAGTAAAGGTGTTATTAGGCCTGTTCCGGCAGTGCTCGGTGATGGGCGGTCCCTGGATTTGTTTAGACTTTTCTGGGTAGTGCGGAAGAGAGGAGGGTTTGATATGGTGTCGAAGAAGGGCCTGTGGGCTTTTGTGGCGGACGATATGGGTTTGGATCTTAGAGCGACGCCTTCGGTGAAATTGATATGTTTTAAATACTTGAACGAGTTGGAGAAATGGTTCAAGGAGAGGTGTAGAGATAGGAAGCTGGGGAATGGGCAGTTTGGATGTGATGGGGGTTTCGGTTTGTTGTCTTTGGAGGTGGAGACAGAGTTTAGAGGTTTGTTGTCTCATGGGCTGTCgaaaaagaagaatgatgatggATTTGTTCGACTGGAATCTTGTAAAAGTGGAGAGTACACTGATATGGATGTTGGAAAGAGGGGATTTCATTTTTCAGACACCAAGATCGCAAGTAGAATCCGGGACGATGTTGGTAAAGTCTGTCGTGATGATGAcaaacacatttttaaggaTGTTGGTGCTGATCATATAATCCTGGATTCTAAAATTGCTAAGGAAGAATTTAACTTTCGTAAGAGAAAGCTAGAGTCTGTAGCAGGAGTACTGAAGTGGGTGATCCAGATCGCAAAGAATCCTGCTGATCCTTCAGTTGGGGTAATACCAGAGCCATCTAAGTGGAACGAGCATGAAGGCAAGGAGTTCTGGGCCCAGGTAATTAGGGCAAGGGAAGCACTGTTGCTAAGAAGGCATGTCATTCATAAGACTGAAGGATCTCCCTTGGAG AAGAAGCTGAAGATGCATCCCTCTATGTATGAGGATAGTAGTGCCCCTTGTCACCACCAGTCCACAGCAAGGGTAAGATGCAGTCAAAGGCTTCCTACTTTGGGGAAATGTCCTGCTTGTTCTTGTTGCAATTCACGTTCAGCCAATCAGCTTAAATTGAGCCCTCATCAGATGGAGTTGGATAATGGCCCCAAGGAGCAAGAACTTGTTACTGTTGATATATCAGCCACAGATGCAAAAGTTAACCCACCTGAGGATGATTACCTTCCAAGGCAAGTTTATGGGGATTGTCTTGCTGAGGTCCCTGAATGGACTGGTGTGGTTTCACAGAGTGACTCGAAGTGGCTAGGGACATGTATATGGCCTTTGGAACACAAAAGGCATATTGAACTAATTGAAACAGATCCCATTGGGAGGGGAAGACCGGATTTATGTGGCTGTCGACTCCCAGGTTCTGTTGAATGTGTTAGATTTCATATAGCTGAGAAGAGGATGAAATTGAAACTTGAACTGGGCTCAGTGTTTTATCGTTGGAGATTTGATCGTATGGGTGAGGAAGTTTCACTTCAATGGACATCTGATGAAGAAACGAGAGTTAAGGATATGGTAAGGTCAAATCTTTGGAAAAATGCATTCAAGTGCTTTCCAAGGAAGACGAGGGAAAACTTGGTGAGTTATTACTTCAATGTATTCCTTGTCCTGCGAAGAAGATATCAGAATCGCGTGACCCCTAATAATATTGACAGCGATGATGATGAGTCGGACTTCGGATCTTTAGGCAACAGTTTTGGGCATGAAGCAGTCAACGTCCCAGGCTTCAATTTTCTAGCATGTTCTGAGAATAAGCAATGCACTGATTTTGAATAA